The genome window TTACTATAATTTAAGCGAGTATAAACAAGCGCTGTTAGACTTTAGTTATGCCATTCAACTCAATCCTGATTATGCTGAAAGTTATAATAATTTAGGGAATACCTATATAGCCTTAAATCAATATCAACAAGCGATTGACAGCTACGATAAAGCGATCGCGATCAATCCCAACTATGCTCAAGCCTATAATAATCGCGGCAATAGCTACTACTATTTAAATAACGTCGTGCAAGCCATTAGCAACTATGCCAAAGCCATTACGCTGGATAGTCAAAATCATGAAGCCTATAATAATCGCGGCAATGCTTACTATGCCCTACAAAAATATAAAGAGGCACTCAAGAATTACGACCAAGCTTTAACCCTTTGTCCGAATCATATTGAATCCTATTATAATCGCGGCTTAGTTCAGATTAAACTGAAGCAAAAACAAAAGGCGATCGCGGATTTGCAGCAAGCGGTTAAATTGGCGCAGCAGCAAGGAAATCAGTTATTGCTAGGCGTGATTAAAGACGCCGTTGAGAAACTGCAAATGAATCAAGAAATTCCCAATGTTTTACCAAGTCAAAGCTAATTTTTTGTCCCCCGGATGTGACTAAACCCGCCCGTTAAATGTTTAAAGCCTAAATTTAAAGCGAGTAAGAGAGAGAAATGAGTGTATTCAAGCCATCTGCTGGCAATATCAAGCGAGGAACTTAGTCTTTCCACCCTTAACCTATGTCCCATACAATGCTTATCGTAATCGTCTTTATTCTCCCGATGAATTAATGGGCGATTATCAAGTTGGGGTAACAGGAAGCTATGGTCATACCCTGGATGGTCGAGTCTATGACCATTATGTCAACAATGGCAAAGATCACCCCGCCAGTATTCTAGAAACCCTCGCCCAACGGTTACATGATCATGCGATTACCGATGCTTTAGAAGAACTGATTGATGGGCGAAATGTTGTGGCAATTATGGGCGGACATTCTCTGAAACGGAGTGATCCCAACTATATAAAAGTGGCGCAAATTTCTGGAGAATTGACCCGTCGCGGCTATTTAATGACCAGTGGTGGCGGACCCGGTGCCATGGAAGCCACCCATTTAGGGGCATGGTTTGCCTATCGTTCCCAGGTGGAATTAGAGGATGCGGTGGAGATTCTAGCGGCTTCTTTGCCAATAGTGTCCGGGAAGAAGGATTACTCGCGATCGCGAAATATGGGGTAATCTATTCTCCAGGGAGTGCCGGAACCATTCAAGAAATCTTCCAAGACGCTTGTCAGAACCATTACAACTCCTTTGGTGTGGTGAGTCCGATGATTTTCTTAGGCGAAGATTACTGGAAATGTAAAAAACCCGTGTTTCCGTTATTGGCGCAATTAGCGGCGGGGAGAGAATACAGTTCACTGTTGGCGATTACCGATTCCGTAGATGAGGTGATTCAACAAATTGAACAATTTGCCGCCACATTATAACTAATTTTGTGTTCAATATCGGTAGGGGCGACCCGCTGCATCAATTAACAACACTCGTCCATTCAATTAACTCGGGTCGCCCTATCTCCACTTTCGGTAACAGAGACTATTTCTTTGCCGTTTATTCAAAAACAACATGACCAATTCAACCCATTCCATTCCGCCCGTCGATTTAGTCATCGTCATCGACACCAGTCCCTCAATGCGAGATGAAGCCCAAGCCCTAAGTCAAGCCGCCGCTGCTGCAATTAAAGCCGCCAGTTCTAGCTGTCCGTCCGATTTACGAACCGAATGGTTTGGCATCGAAGGGACTTGGAAAAATACCAATTTTAGCCGCCGAATTCGCGACTATCTAATCCAAGAGTGCAACGCGCCGGAAACTGAAATTCGGGCAAGAAAACGGGGTGAACTCAAAGATGCAGGCGCCCAAGAAGACGCCGCCCGTACCATTGAAGATATTGCCAATCACTTTAACTGGCGCGAGGATGCAGCGAGGGCAATCTTTTACCTAGGGGATGAAGCCTTAGAAGCCGGAGGTTCTCAAACCACCCAAGAGGATATTGAAGCCGCTAATCGCGCCATATCCCAGGCAAAAGCTGCTAATGTCACGATTCACACGTATTTGGGTAAATCGAAGAGTAAGTATCGAGACAGTATTCAAAGCGAATATGCCAGAGTCGCCTCAGAAACCGGGGGACAAGCCTTTACTGAACAAGACACCCTCAAAGGCTTTGAAGCTGTTCTAGAAAAAGTCATTTGTGGCAGTTGTGCATCGCAACCAGAAACACCCTCAAAACGTCCAGTTCGCCAGAAAACACTGAACGTTGGCACATTCAACCTTTATAATCTGGTTCTGCCCAATGTCACCTATTACGAAACCAATAAATATAGCCCAGAACTTTATCAGCGCAAAAAGACTTGGATTGCCCGTCAAATCGAACAAATGGACGCCGATATTATCGGGTTCCAGGAACTGTTTCACGAGGAAGCCTTGCGGGAAATCCTCACCGAAACCCCAGACTGTGCCAATGCTAATCTAATTACCGCCAATCCCACCGGGGACAAACCAACTGTCGCGTTGCTGTCGAAAGTTCCGGTTCTCAACCACCAAATCTTCACCGAATTCCCCGAAAAGGCACGTCTAGACATAGAAGGGACAGCCATTCCTCTGCATAGCTTTTCCCGTCCCCTGTTATCGGTTGATCTTGCCTTAAGTGATACGGTTGAATGTACTGTATTTGTGGCTCATCTTAAGTCTAAACGCCCTATCATACCTGAAGATGCCGATCGCAGTGACCCCATGGAAAAAGCCAAGGGACAAGCCCGGGCGTTACTGCGTCGGGCGGCTGAAGCCACAGCATTACGGGTGATTCTCATGGAAACGCTGCAAAACCGCAAACGTCCAGTCATTGTGATCGGGGATTTAAATGATAGTGGTTTAGCCGTAACCAGTAAAATTATCTCCGGTGAACCCCCTTGGGAAAAACTAAGATTTGCCCAAAAGCAGGAAATCTGGGACGTACTGCTTTATAGTGTCAAGGACATTCAGGCGCGTCAGAGTTACGGTGATTTCTACTACACCCATATCTACAACGGGTACTACGAGAGTTTGGATCATATTATGGTAAGTGAAGAATTGGTGGCACAAAATCCGGATCGCATCGGTAAGGTGACGTATGTTTCTGTTTATAATGATCATCTCATCGATGAAACCTTGAGTTACGAAGACATGAAAAAATGGAAGTCAGATCACGGACAAGTTGTTGCCTCGATTCGACTGGAATCTTAAGCCAATCTTTAATTTGATTGACAAAAGGACGGCAAATAGGTTGACTCATTAATATCAATAACGGCGAAAGCCTTGTAGTGCGTTTAGCGAAGCCATGCCGCAGGCTTTGCATCTTGCTCGCTACTAATACCCAATTTAAATGCATGACAGCTTAGGTAACGTGAAACGTATTACCCGGTCAGATTTGTAGGGTGGGCAAGGCTTATAAGCCTTGAAATCCTAATATTATCGTTCTTTGTTCTTGCCCACCTCACAGTAACGTGAAACCTATTACCAGTACAGCAAGATATGA of Coleofasciculus chthonoplastes PCC 7420 contains these proteins:
- a CDS encoding endonuclease/exonuclease/phosphatase family protein; this translates as MTNSTHSIPPVDLVIVIDTSPSMRDEAQALSQAAAAAIKAASSSCPSDLRTEWFGIEGTWKNTNFSRRIRDYLIQECNAPETEIRARKRGELKDAGAQEDAARTIEDIANHFNWREDAARAIFYLGDEALEAGGSQTTQEDIEAANRAISQAKAANVTIHTYLGKSKSKYRDSIQSEYARVASETGGQAFTEQDTLKGFEAVLEKVICGSCASQPETPSKRPVRQKTLNVGTFNLYNLVLPNVTYYETNKYSPELYQRKKTWIARQIEQMDADIIGFQELFHEEALREILTETPDCANANLITANPTGDKPTVALLSKVPVLNHQIFTEFPEKARLDIEGTAIPLHSFSRPLLSVDLALSDTVECTVFVAHLKSKRPIIPEDADRSDPMEKAKGQARALLRRAAEATALRVILMETLQNRKRPVIVIGDLNDSGLAVTSKIISGEPPWEKLRFAQKQEIWDVLLYSVKDIQARQSYGDFYYTHIYNGYYESLDHIMVSEELVAQNPDRIGKVTYVSVYNDHLIDETLSYEDMKKWKSDHGQVVASIRLES
- a CDS encoding tetratricopeptide repeat protein, with translation MIILGLILPAVLEYKRNLAINYNRQAETLYQARQYEQAIEIYNKAIQAYPNLALSYYNRGNCFFALNDYQEVLQNYNDALKLNPSYPQAYNNRGNTYYLLGDYHQAIADYTQAVKCNPKYERAYYNRGNAYYNLSEYKQALLDFSYAIQLNPDYAESYNNLGNTYIALNQYQQAIDSYDKAIAINPNYAQAYNNRGNSYYYLNNVVQAISNYAKAITLDSQNHEAYNNRGNAYYALQKYKEALKNYDQALTLCPNHIESYYNRGLVQIKLKQKQKAIADLQQAVKLAQQQGNQLLLGVIKDAVEKLQMNQEIPNVLPSQS